Proteins found in one Mytilus edulis chromosome 2, xbMytEdul2.2, whole genome shotgun sequence genomic segment:
- the LOC139510636 gene encoding uncharacterized protein isoform X1 — protein MKLPFMRNYTPTYIFGVIGIIILLVNDFITAYQSSYDNYLPDQQETESLPTDKRYAMLSYSFRPRSRYGSRRRYRPYRKHYRYIYKYSNNYSQNRDKPWMKLPNMWCYRRPCSSTNDCCRKHNICDPSAKRCIDCWYGYPCTRNADCCERFPVCDKRSNSCKN, from the exons ATGAAGTTGCCGTTCATGAGAAACTATACGCCGACTTATATTTTTGGAGTAATAGGGATCATAATTCTTTTAGTCAATGATTTCATTACAG CATATCAGAGTAGCTACGATAATTACTTGCCAGACCAACAGGAAACAGAATCTCTACCGACAGACAAAAG ATACGCCATGTTATCGTACAGCTTCAGACCAAGAAGCCGATACGGATCACGAAGAAGATACCGGCCATATCGAAAACATTATAGGTACATTTACAAGTATTCTAACAA ttaTAGTCAAAATCGTGACAAGCCATGGATGAAACTACCCAACATGTGGTGTTACAGGCGTCCATGTTCTTCAACAAACGATTGCTGTAGAAAACACAATATTTGTGATCCTAGCGCAAAACGTTGCATCGACTGCTGGTACGGTTATCCATGCACAAGAAATGCTGACTGCTGTGAAAGATTTCCGGTTTGCGACAAAAGGAGTAACTCTTGCAAGAACTAA
- the LOC139510636 gene encoding uncharacterized protein isoform X2, with translation MKLPFMRNYTPTYIFGVIGIIILLVNDFITAYQSSYDNYLPDQQETESLPTDKRYAMLSYSFRPRSRYGSRRRYRPYRKHYSYSQNRDKPWMKLPNMWCYRRPCSSTNDCCRKHNICDPSAKRCIDCWYGYPCTRNADCCERFPVCDKRSNSCKN, from the exons ATGAAGTTGCCGTTCATGAGAAACTATACGCCGACTTATATTTTTGGAGTAATAGGGATCATAATTCTTTTAGTCAATGATTTCATTACAG CATATCAGAGTAGCTACGATAATTACTTGCCAGACCAACAGGAAACAGAATCTCTACCGACAGACAAAAG ATACGCCATGTTATCGTACAGCTTCAGACCAAGAAGCCGATACGGATCACGAAGAAGATACCGGCCATATCGAAAACATTATAG ttaTAGTCAAAATCGTGACAAGCCATGGATGAAACTACCCAACATGTGGTGTTACAGGCGTCCATGTTCTTCAACAAACGATTGCTGTAGAAAACACAATATTTGTGATCCTAGCGCAAAACGTTGCATCGACTGCTGGTACGGTTATCCATGCACAAGAAATGCTGACTGCTGTGAAAGATTTCCGGTTTGCGACAAAAGGAGTAACTCTTGCAAGAACTAA